In Synechococcus sp. C9, one genomic interval encodes:
- the hemJ gene encoding protoporphyrinogen oxidase HemJ, whose product MAYSWFKALHIIGVVVWFAGLFYLVRLFIYHVEAQTQPEPARGILTAQYSLMEKRLYNIITTPGMILTVAMAVGLLVLQRDWLHDWWLHLKLTLVVLLLGYHFYCGRLLHQLAEGQCTWTSGQLRAFNEAPTVLLFVIVLLAVFKNNFPLGVTTWAVVGLVVAMGIAIQLYARKRRLDKEMVSQ is encoded by the coding sequence ATGGCTTACTCCTGGTTCAAAGCGTTACATATTATCGGCGTGGTCGTCTGGTTCGCCGGACTGTTTTATTTGGTGCGCCTGTTTATCTACCACGTGGAAGCCCAAACCCAACCGGAACCCGCCCGGGGCATCCTCACCGCCCAGTACAGTCTGATGGAAAAACGTTTGTATAACATTATTACAACCCCCGGCATGATTTTAACGGTGGCGATGGCAGTGGGGTTATTGGTTTTACAGCGGGATTGGTTGCATGATTGGTGGTTGCATTTGAAATTAACTTTAGTGGTTTTGTTGCTGGGTTATCACTTTTATTGCGGGCGGTTGTTGCATCAATTGGCAGAGGGTCAATGTACTTGGACAAGCGGGCAATTGCGGGCGTTTAACGAAGCTCCTACCGTGCTGTTATTTGTGATTGTGTTGCTTGCCGTATTCAAAAATAATTTTCCTCTGGGGGTGACGACTTGGGCGGTGGTGGGTTTGGTGGTGGCGATGGGAATAGCCATTCAACTCTATGCCCGCAAACGGCGATTAGACAAGGAAATGGTCAGCCAGTAG